In a genomic window of Dyadobacter fermentans DSM 18053:
- a CDS encoding helix-turn-helix domain-containing protein, with the protein MKVTNIQSCQLGPEISPEQFIPEHFFLYLLRGSMKAFDGNKHYQMVPGDFCIARKNHLVRYTKYKDNDEFEKIIITFDEPFLIAFLERHPVETHPSRADDAFLFLPKNKLIGHYVQSLEPYYTGNLQLDEAFADIKREELLMIILKTDPGMANIFFNFANPAKIDLTDFMNHNFRFNISLERFAYLTGRSLSSFKRDFQQAFGTNPGSWLKKKRLEEAYFQINRQHRKPSEVYLEVGFENLSHFSFAFKKEFGRAPTEVMP; encoded by the coding sequence ATGAAAGTAACCAACATCCAATCCTGCCAGCTGGGCCCGGAAATATCGCCGGAGCAATTTATACCCGAGCACTTTTTCCTGTACCTGCTGAGGGGTTCGATGAAGGCATTCGACGGCAATAAGCACTATCAGATGGTTCCCGGCGATTTCTGTATCGCCAGGAAGAACCATCTGGTTCGCTATACCAAGTACAAAGACAATGACGAATTCGAGAAGATCATCATTACTTTCGACGAGCCGTTTTTAATAGCTTTTTTGGAGCGGCACCCTGTTGAAACGCACCCATCACGTGCAGATGACGCATTCCTTTTTCTACCAAAAAACAAACTGATCGGGCACTACGTCCAATCGCTCGAACCCTACTACACCGGCAATTTGCAGCTGGATGAAGCTTTCGCCGACATTAAGCGCGAAGAATTATTAATGATCATCCTGAAAACAGATCCCGGGATGGCCAATATCTTCTTCAACTTCGCCAATCCCGCGAAAATTGACCTGACAGATTTTATGAACCATAACTTCCGGTTCAATATCAGCCTCGAACGGTTTGCTTATCTGACGGGCAGGAGCCTTTCCTCTTTCAAGCGGGATTTCCAACAGGCCTTCGGCACTAATCCGGGAAGCTGGCTCAAAAAGAAACGACTGGAAGAGGCCTATTTTCAGATTAACCGGCAGCACCGCAAACCCAGCGAGGTGTACCTCGAAGTTGGTTTCGAAAACCTGTCTCATTTCTCATTCGCTTTCAAGAAGGAGTTCGGCCGCGCTCCCACTGAGGTGATGCCGTAA
- a CDS encoding oxidoreductase, producing the protein MPDLTGKIAIVTGANTGIGYEVAKALYQKGAIVTISARDMEKAVSAAERIKKESGKAGGLEIGLLNLASLDDVKTFADQFSEGHHRLDILVNNAGVMIPPPSRTNDGFELQFGVNFIGHFALTAHLLPLLNAADAARVVTLSSGAATLAPGIDFGNLKLENTYDSWREYAVSKLADILFTYELDRRLKAGQSKVLSVAAHPGVTRTDLQRHIGSDVLEGLFAQFDTVMEAWQGALPTLFAATDSSIRGGEFIGPDGPNEYAGYPTLSKHSSPSMTDQALAQELWDYAETATGMKFDF; encoded by the coding sequence ATACCTGATTTAACAGGTAAAATAGCCATCGTTACGGGCGCTAATACGGGGATCGGATACGAAGTGGCAAAGGCTTTATACCAAAAAGGGGCCATTGTGACGATTTCCGCCAGGGACATGGAAAAAGCGGTTTCTGCGGCTGAAAGGATTAAGAAAGAATCCGGGAAAGCAGGTGGGTTGGAAATAGGATTGCTGAACCTGGCAAGCCTGGATGATGTTAAAACATTTGCGGATCAGTTCAGCGAAGGGCACCATCGTCTGGACATTCTTGTCAATAATGCAGGCGTGATGATCCCACCGCCATCCAGAACCAATGATGGCTTTGAATTGCAGTTTGGGGTGAATTTCATTGGGCATTTTGCGCTTACGGCACATTTGCTTCCCCTGCTGAATGCAGCTGATGCTGCGAGGGTGGTGACACTGTCCAGCGGCGCGGCCACACTGGCACCCGGCATTGATTTTGGCAATTTGAAACTGGAAAACACCTACGACTCCTGGCGGGAATATGCTGTGAGCAAACTGGCCGACATTCTTTTCACCTATGAGCTGGACCGCAGGCTGAAAGCCGGCCAAAGCAAGGTATTGTCGGTAGCCGCGCACCCGGGCGTCACCCGCACAGACCTGCAAAGGCATATCGGCAGCGATGTGCTGGAAGGCTTGTTCGCTCAGTTCGACACAGTGATGGAAGCGTGGCAAGGCGCGCTGCCGACCCTGTTCGCTGCTACGGACAGCTCCATCAGGGGTGGCGAGTTTATCGGGCCCGATGGACCGAATGAATATGCCGGCTATCCGACGCTCTCAAAGCATTCTTCGCCTTCAATGACCGATCAGGCTTTGGCACAGGAACTTTGGGATTATGCCGAAACAGCAACCGGTATGAAATTTGATTTTTGA
- a CDS encoding RNA polymerase sigma factor, with translation MLLNRDAAQFLNVVDSNKGIIYKVANAYCRDTEDRKDLIQEITLQLWLAFPKYDEQFMLTTWMYRIALNVSISFFRKQTSRDKIAHPLTDEILTLTTDDEPTDLGSDLTMLHEFIRQLKEFDRALMLLYLEGHSQAEMAAILGITVSNVSTKVGRIKEQLRRKFTTFKS, from the coding sequence ATGCTACTTAACAGAGATGCCGCTCAATTTTTGAATGTGGTTGATTCTAACAAAGGTATCATCTACAAAGTGGCAAATGCGTACTGCCGTGACACCGAAGATCGGAAGGATCTGATTCAGGAAATTACTTTGCAACTCTGGCTGGCCTTTCCCAAGTATGACGAGCAGTTTATGCTCACCACGTGGATGTATCGCATCGCTTTGAATGTGTCGATCTCTTTTTTTCGAAAGCAGACCAGCCGGGATAAGATCGCCCATCCCTTAACCGATGAAATCCTTACTCTGACAACCGATGACGAACCAACAGACTTGGGTTCCGACTTAACTATGCTCCACGAGTTTATCAGGCAACTGAAAGAATTTGACAGAGCGCTTATGCTTCTGTACCTGGAAGGTCACAGCCAAGCAGAGATGGCAGCTATTCTTGGAATCACAGTTTCAAACGTTTCGACCAAAGTGGGAAGAATCAAGGAACAACTTCGCCGCAAATTCACGACCTTCAAATCTTAA
- a CDS encoding DUF421 domain-containing protein, translating into MDFKTIFINDLDWQGALTIVVKTAIMFLMVLLFLRLSGKKGVRELTFFEVAIIISLGSAAGDPMLMEDSAIVPSIIVFAVIIIIYRLLTSIAARSEKFEMILEGGPFYIIEDGMFTLEEERDNNFAKDEFFSELRSRDVEHIGQVETAILETSGMLSVYFYPDDQLRKGLPIKPKPYNKKSIKISTPGDYACTTCANVQELSDSQQCDRCGEKEWVFEISTLRVG; encoded by the coding sequence ATGGACTTCAAAACGATTTTTATAAACGATCTGGACTGGCAGGGCGCTTTGACGATAGTTGTCAAAACGGCAATTATGTTTTTAATGGTTTTGCTTTTTCTAAGACTTTCAGGAAAGAAAGGCGTGCGGGAGCTTACATTTTTTGAGGTTGCTATTATCATTTCCCTGGGTTCAGCCGCTGGCGATCCGATGCTGATGGAAGATTCGGCTATTGTGCCTTCCATTATCGTTTTTGCAGTAATCATCATTATTTACCGGCTGCTGACATCCATTGCTGCGCGAAGCGAAAAGTTTGAAATGATATTGGAAGGCGGTCCATTCTACATCATAGAAGATGGGATGTTTACCCTGGAAGAAGAACGGGACAACAACTTTGCCAAAGACGAGTTTTTTTCTGAATTAAGAAGCCGTGACGTTGAGCATATCGGCCAGGTAGAAACCGCAATCCTTGAAACGAGCGGGATGCTAAGCGTCTATTTTTATCCCGACGACCAGTTACGAAAGGGACTTCCAATAAAGCCAAAACCTTATAACAAAAAATCCATAAAAATTTCGACACCAGGAGACTACGCCTGCACTACATGTGCAAACGTGCAAGAACTTTCAGATAGCCAGCAATGCGACAGGTGTGGAGAAAAGGAATGGGTTTTTGAGATATCTACTTTACGCGTGGGTTAG
- a CDS encoding HEPN domain-containing protein: MHIKLFAPLAGIQLSSNEDFIFDSGVISKSQRLLQNEIITPHLTRVLDQSVIRALFRNPFFFSRIDVKDSDPRQKGVQLAQSLDSIIFTSWLLHDNSINVPHAVFWNVSAPHEIHQFNSQVFYSNAEGEVQDVQISNQTLRQICDLHLLFNKHFSGPDFNPIFNIDKHIASDDGVQVTGNQEYNKYSTIARAFLFVREARRNTNIISKISNLTMALETLFTTDRDNIAHDVSVRGACYVSSDLGEREVHYKAIKTGYRIRSNYLHGSRVQSPYDQQSSLLSFAQRLDILTRRIMFKVIKVDSQRFVDSLEARRAWFSVLTSDQK; encoded by the coding sequence ATGCATATTAAGCTATTTGCACCACTTGCCGGAATTCAGCTGAGCTCAAACGAGGATTTTATTTTTGACAGCGGAGTCATTTCCAAAAGTCAGAGGTTATTACAAAATGAAATCATCACACCACACTTGACAAGAGTATTAGATCAGTCTGTTATTCGGGCATTGTTCAGAAATCCATTTTTCTTTTCGAGAATTGACGTCAAGGATAGCGATCCGCGTCAAAAAGGAGTGCAATTGGCGCAAAGTCTTGATAGTATCATTTTTACGTCTTGGCTACTCCACGATAATAGTATCAATGTTCCTCATGCGGTATTTTGGAATGTTTCAGCTCCTCACGAAATCCACCAGTTCAATAGCCAGGTTTTTTATTCCAATGCTGAGGGGGAAGTGCAAGATGTACAGATTTCTAACCAAACTTTGAGACAGATTTGTGATCTGCATTTACTGTTTAACAAACATTTTTCAGGCCCTGATTTTAACCCAATATTTAACATAGACAAACACATAGCCAGTGATGATGGTGTGCAGGTAACTGGCAATCAGGAATATAATAAATATTCAACTATTGCACGGGCTTTCCTGTTTGTTAGGGAGGCGAGGAGAAATACCAATATAATTTCTAAAATTTCTAATTTGACAATGGCACTAGAAACACTCTTTACCACGGATCGAGACAACATTGCGCATGATGTCAGTGTGCGCGGAGCGTGCTATGTGTCATCGGATTTAGGCGAACGGGAAGTACATTATAAGGCTATAAAAACGGGATATCGTATTAGATCTAATTACTTACACGGCAGTCGGGTTCAAAGTCCTTACGATCAACAATCCTCACTACTTTCATTTGCACAACGACTTGATATCTTAACTAGGAGAATAATGTTTAAAGTGATCAAAGTAGACTCGCAGAGGTTTGTAGACAGTTTGGAAGCGAGACGGGCGTGGTTTTCAGTTCTAACTAGTGATCAGAAATGA
- a CDS encoding tyrosine-type recombinase/integrase, with product MVKDNKSGLPFKPAVLRDRDGDLTKPWYVEFYAFDEKSGGLVRKRVSISMNFRDKKSRTAEGNRIVGMANDLLKKGYHFPKQGIAVQPGIPPEKEILVKALQFSLNAATPALGEKSTLTYQSALNKFMAYPEAAGMTVDQFETRHAILFRDYLLTELKNAPRTANNTIQHLQVIFSRFQERTGIKENPFKFKSLRETATERNIAFSDADRATVEEYLLKHEPGVYFFTRLMYFAFIRPGELLKLQVRHVHMPKGYITVHGLIAKNGKTETAQIIPALANELQSRINFERPEHYLFSSDMEQGKFPLYRSEFEKL from the coding sequence ATGGTAAAAGACAATAAATCGGGCCTACCCTTCAAACCGGCGGTACTGCGAGACCGCGACGGCGATCTGACAAAACCTTGGTATGTGGAATTTTACGCGTTCGATGAAAAGAGCGGCGGACTGGTACGCAAGCGCGTGAGCATTTCGATGAATTTCCGCGACAAGAAAAGCAGGACGGCGGAAGGAAACCGGATCGTGGGAATGGCAAATGATCTGCTTAAAAAAGGCTACCATTTTCCAAAGCAGGGCATTGCCGTTCAGCCGGGCATTCCACCCGAAAAGGAAATATTGGTAAAGGCCCTGCAATTCTCCCTGAACGCTGCTACTCCGGCTTTGGGGGAAAAATCGACGCTGACCTACCAAAGTGCGTTAAACAAGTTTATGGCCTACCCCGAAGCGGCAGGGATGACCGTTGATCAATTCGAAACCCGCCATGCGATCTTGTTCCGCGATTACCTGCTCACTGAATTAAAGAACGCACCCAGGACGGCAAATAACACGATCCAACATTTACAAGTCATTTTTTCTCGCTTTCAGGAGCGTACCGGAATAAAAGAAAATCCATTCAAATTTAAATCACTCAGGGAAACGGCCACGGAACGCAACATTGCATTCAGTGACGCAGACCGGGCAACGGTGGAAGAATACCTATTGAAGCACGAGCCGGGCGTGTATTTCTTTACCCGGTTAATGTACTTCGCTTTCATCCGCCCGGGCGAACTGCTAAAACTGCAAGTGCGCCACGTCCACATGCCCAAGGGTTATATAACCGTTCACGGCCTGATCGCCAAGAACGGCAAAACCGAAACTGCTCAGATCATCCCTGCATTGGCAAATGAACTGCAAAGCCGGATCAACTTCGAACGGCCCGAACATTATTTGTTTTCGTCGGACATGGAGCAAGGGAAATTTCCTTTATACCGATCCGAATTTGAAAAATTATAG
- a CDS encoding asparaginase — translation MSYTKIHINPISPEPTTGSVLVIYTGGTLGMVYETKGKQLVPFNFQQIIEKVPEISRLDFDITFLSLPEPIDSSNMHPSIWIELATIIEEHYEQFDSFVILHGTDTMAYTASALSYLLENLNKPVILTGAQLPIGVARSDARENVITALELAAAKNAEGHPIITEVCIYFNSNLLRGNRSKKQESSDFNAFHSENYPALANAGVNIEYNFPYIKPYQPGLKLKVHKKFDHNVAFLKMFPGISQQVVESILNIEGLRGIVLETYGAGNATTEPWFLNAISNAIERDIVIFNVSQCDGGRVSQGQYQTSKFLQQIGVISGSDITAEAAITKMMYVFACESRGGACVDMLGKPLRGEMSI, via the coding sequence ATGAGTTATACCAAAATACATATCAACCCCATTTCCCCCGAACCTACCACCGGTTCTGTGCTGGTCATTTACACCGGAGGTACCCTGGGAATGGTGTACGAAACGAAGGGCAAGCAGCTCGTCCCGTTCAACTTCCAGCAGATCATCGAAAAAGTCCCTGAGATCAGCCGACTGGATTTCGACATTACTTTCCTCTCGCTCCCCGAGCCGATCGATTCGTCGAACATGCACCCGTCGATCTGGATCGAGCTCGCTACCATTATCGAGGAGCATTACGAGCAATTCGACAGCTTTGTGATCCTGCACGGCACGGATACGATGGCGTACACCGCTTCCGCATTAAGCTACCTGCTGGAAAACCTGAACAAGCCCGTTATCCTCACAGGCGCACAGCTTCCCATCGGCGTGGCGCGGTCGGATGCGCGCGAGAATGTGATCACCGCATTGGAACTGGCAGCGGCCAAGAATGCGGAAGGTCACCCGATCATCACGGAGGTTTGCATTTATTTCAATTCCAACCTGCTGCGCGGTAACCGTTCCAAAAAGCAGGAAAGCTCGGATTTCAATGCATTCCACTCCGAAAACTACCCCGCGCTGGCGAATGCAGGCGTGAATATCGAATACAACTTCCCTTACATCAAACCTTACCAACCCGGTTTGAAACTAAAAGTCCACAAGAAATTCGATCACAATGTGGCATTTCTGAAAATGTTCCCCGGCATCAGCCAGCAAGTCGTGGAATCGATTCTAAACATCGAAGGATTAAGGGGCATCGTCCTCGAAACCTACGGCGCAGGCAACGCCACCACCGAGCCCTGGTTCCTGAATGCGATCAGCAACGCGATCGAGCGCGACATCGTGATTTTCAACGTCTCTCAATGCGACGGCGGCCGGGTGTCGCAGGGCCAGTACCAAACGAGCAAGTTCCTCCAACAAATCGGCGTCATCAGCGGCTCGGACATCACCGCCGAAGCGGCCATCACCAAAATGATGTACGTTTTCGCCTGCGAAAGCCGTGGCGGCGCGTGCGTCGACATGCTCGGCAAGCCGCTCCGCGGAGAAATGAGCATTTGA
- a CDS encoding TatD family hydrolase has product MIETHAHIYSDDYAEDRTAMLDRAWNAGIEQIWMPNCDHETIDGMLELAEKYPGKCLPMIGLHPTYVKENFEKELQIMEEWLGKYEFIAVGEIGMDLFWDVTFKEQQEKAFLYQCGLARKHNLWIDIHSRSAFWETVKLIEDFADPALTGIFHCFTGTLEEAQKAIELGFKLGIGGVATFKNGGLDKVIPHVDMQHLVLETDAPYLAPVPYRGKRNEVAYIDIVAQRVADLKEMTKADVIAATTANAKSMLTKVAK; this is encoded by the coding sequence ATGATCGAAACCCACGCCCACATATACAGCGACGATTACGCCGAAGACCGCACCGCCATGCTCGACCGCGCCTGGAACGCCGGTATCGAGCAGATATGGATGCCCAACTGCGACCATGAGACGATCGACGGCATGCTCGAACTCGCGGAAAAATACCCTGGCAAATGCCTCCCGATGATCGGGCTCCACCCGACTTACGTGAAAGAGAATTTCGAAAAGGAATTGCAGATCATGGAAGAATGGCTCGGTAAATATGAGTTCATCGCCGTCGGTGAGATCGGAATGGACCTTTTTTGGGATGTAACATTTAAAGAGCAGCAGGAAAAGGCATTTTTATACCAATGCGGCCTCGCGCGCAAGCATAACCTCTGGATCGACATTCACAGCCGGAGCGCGTTTTGGGAAACTGTCAAACTGATTGAAGACTTCGCCGATCCGGCATTAACGGGTATTTTCCATTGCTTTACCGGCACGCTGGAAGAAGCGCAGAAAGCCATTGAGCTGGGCTTCAAACTCGGCATCGGCGGCGTGGCGACATTCAAGAATGGCGGTTTGGATAAAGTGATCCCGCACGTTGATATGCAGCATTTGGTACTCGAAACCGACGCGCCTTACCTGGCCCCCGTCCCCTATCGCGGCAAACGCAATGAAGTGGCCTACATCGACATTGTGGCCCAGCGCGTAGCTGATTTGAAAGAAATGACCAAAGCCGACGTGATCGCCGCGACGACCGCGAATGCGAAAAGTATGCTTACCAAGGTCGCAAAATGA
- a CDS encoding polysaccharide deacetylase family protein yields MFLHHSPFWLKAFFPGFIWRIPAKEKVIYLTFDDGPIPDITEQVLELLAQYNAKATFFSIGANVQKHPDIYEKVKNGRHSIGNHTFNHMNGWKTEDAVYLENIRQCTEQLNLETMLFRPPYGRIRKSQSRVVLQDKQIIMWDVLSGDFSPQITPEICLKKSLQHTRPGSIVLFHDSIKASKNMLYTLPRYLEHFSEQGYHFLALPM; encoded by the coding sequence ATGTTTCTGCATCATTCCCCATTCTGGCTGAAAGCTTTTTTTCCCGGCTTCATCTGGCGCATTCCTGCGAAGGAAAAGGTCATATACCTCACTTTCGACGACGGGCCTATTCCGGATATTACGGAGCAAGTATTGGAACTATTGGCCCAGTACAATGCAAAAGCGACGTTTTTCAGCATTGGTGCCAATGTGCAAAAGCACCCGGATATATATGAAAAGGTAAAAAACGGCCGGCATTCGATCGGCAACCATACATTCAACCACATGAACGGCTGGAAAACCGAGGACGCCGTTTACCTGGAAAACATCCGGCAATGCACGGAGCAGCTGAACCTCGAAACCATGCTATTCCGCCCGCCTTACGGCCGTATCAGGAAGAGCCAGTCGAGAGTGGTTTTGCAGGACAAACAGATCATCATGTGGGACGTCCTCAGCGGCGACTTTTCCCCGCAGATCACCCCTGAAATTTGTTTAAAAAAATCCCTTCAACACACCCGGCCGGGCTCCATCGTGCTTTTCCACGACAGCATTAAGGCCTCCAAAAACATGCTTTACACCCTTCCCCGCTACCTCGAACATTTCAGCGAGCAGGGGTACCATTTTTTAGCATTACCCATGTAA
- a CDS encoding glutamate synthase subunit beta, giving the protein MGKPTGFLEFERELPKKRSVEERLKDYREIETAPTDSNSKQQAARCMDCGIPFCHNGCPLGNIIPEFNDAVYDENWGLAYEILASTNNFPEFTGRICPAPCEASCVLGINKPPVAIEYIEKSIIEKAFELGLVKPRIPKTRTGKKVAVVGSGPAGMAAAYQLNQAGHSVVLLERADKIGGLVRYGIPDFKLDKGIIDRRMAVMEAEGVEFRTGVNVGVDIKAEELQNEFDAVLLTMGSTVPRDVKIAGRQFKGVHFAMEFLSQQNKRVAGIDRVVDHRGVAYANGEILATDKHVVVIGGGDTGSDCVGTSGRHGAKSVTQIELMPIPPKERDASTPWPNWPMMLRTSTSHEEGCDRHWSINTKEFIGDENGNLTALKIVDLDWQKDPETGRMQMKEVEGSERTIPCDLAFLAAGFLHPQQEGLLNDLDLEFDERGNIKTNGYQSTSNEKIFAAGDCRRGQSLVVWAISEGREAARSVDEYLMGESFLEAKAVSMLNPLFAHA; this is encoded by the coding sequence ATGGGAAAACCAACCGGATTTTTAGAGTTTGAAAGGGAGTTGCCGAAAAAAAGAAGCGTAGAAGAGCGCTTGAAGGACTACCGTGAGATTGAAACGGCACCGACCGACTCTAATTCCAAACAGCAGGCAGCCCGTTGTATGGACTGCGGAATTCCTTTTTGCCATAATGGTTGTCCGCTGGGCAACATCATTCCCGAGTTCAACGACGCGGTGTATGATGAAAACTGGGGACTGGCTTACGAAATATTAGCGTCTACCAACAACTTCCCTGAATTCACAGGCCGCATTTGCCCCGCTCCTTGCGAAGCATCCTGCGTGTTGGGCATCAACAAGCCGCCGGTAGCGATCGAGTACATCGAGAAATCGATCATCGAAAAAGCATTCGAATTAGGTTTGGTTAAACCACGCATTCCGAAAACCCGCACCGGCAAGAAAGTGGCTGTGGTAGGTTCTGGACCTGCGGGAATGGCAGCCGCTTACCAGCTCAACCAGGCCGGTCACTCGGTAGTATTGCTCGAAAGAGCGGATAAAATCGGTGGTCTGGTTCGCTACGGTATCCCCGATTTCAAGCTCGACAAAGGCATTATCGACCGTCGTATGGCGGTGATGGAAGCGGAAGGCGTTGAATTCCGCACCGGCGTGAACGTGGGTGTGGATATCAAAGCGGAGGAGCTGCAAAATGAGTTCGACGCGGTGTTGCTGACGATGGGATCGACCGTTCCGCGCGATGTGAAAATCGCAGGCCGTCAGTTCAAAGGCGTCCATTTCGCGATGGAATTCCTCAGCCAGCAGAACAAGCGCGTAGCCGGTATCGACCGCGTGGTAGATCACCGCGGCGTGGCTTACGCCAATGGCGAAATCCTCGCTACCGACAAACACGTGGTGGTAATCGGCGGTGGCGATACAGGTTCCGACTGCGTGGGTACTTCGGGCCGTCACGGTGCGAAATCCGTTACGCAGATCGAGCTGATGCCTATTCCTCCAAAAGAGCGCGATGCAAGCACACCATGGCCGAACTGGCCGATGATGCTCCGTACGTCTACTTCACACGAAGAAGGCTGCGACAGACATTGGTCTATCAACACCAAAGAATTTATCGGTGACGAAAACGGTAACCTCACCGCATTGAAGATCGTAGACCTCGACTGGCAGAAAGACCCTGAAACGGGCCGTATGCAGATGAAAGAGGTGGAAGGCAGCGAGCGGACGATCCCTTGCGACCTGGCGTTCCTGGCAGCCGGCTTCCTGCACCCGCAGCAAGAGGGCTTACTGAACGACCTCGACCTGGAATTCGACGAGCGCGGCAATATCAAAACCAACGGGTATCAATCGACTTCAAACGAGAAGATCTTCGCAGCAGGCGACTGCCGCCGCGGACAATCGCTGGTAGTATGGGCGATCTCCGAAGGCCGTGAAGCGGCGCGTTCGGTGGACGAGTACCTGATGGGCGAGTCGTTCCTCGAAGCCAAGGCTGTATCGATGCTGAATCCTTTATTTGCGCACGCGTAA